In Rutidosis leptorrhynchoides isolate AG116_Rl617_1_P2 chromosome 2, CSIRO_AGI_Rlap_v1, whole genome shotgun sequence, one genomic interval encodes:
- the LOC139888139 gene encoding uncharacterized protein codes for MITGPACTCGNVCNCPAGEFVKEQNKVQKLMQFLMGLNDCYMCVRSNILLRDPLPDVKSAYAILSREESHRNINLKENVITKPQTSAFIAQTSNKDMNSNNSSSRFNNGRGPNQNLKCKKCNKLGHAIDRCFEIVGYPSGYKRNFNNNNNSYKLNEGYQSQNNFKSVSNNTTASKEASTSSSPLFFSNEQMMKLLSLINETPESSTQSNMAGTFFNCSVKFNAKFNKYFNALNSQSENVFKGWVIDSGANQHMTLFEKGLFNLDLKDLKIKGIGKQDGGLYVFDDTHDCSFTANNCVSNCYAYCKLWHARLGHLSDQVLNVLKNKLSLKGDFNTEPCEICHKAKQTRLPFPLSEQKTKSLGDLIHLDLWGPFKIQSKEGFKYFLTVVDD; via the exons ATGATAACTGGTCCTGCTTGTACTTGTGGTAATGTTTGTAATTGTCCTGCTGGTGAGTTTGTTAAGGAACAAAATAAGGTTCAAAAGCTAATGCAATTTTTAATGGGTTTAAATGATTGCTATATGTGTGTTAGAAGTAATATTTTGTTGAGGGATCCCTTGCCTGATGTGAAAAGTGCTTATGCTATTTTGTCTAGGGAAGAATCACATAGAAATATAAATCTAAAAGAAAATGTGATTACTAAACCTCAAACATCTGCTTTTATTGCTCAAACTTCTAACAAAGATATGAATTCTAATAATAGCAGTTCAAGATTTAATAATGGAAGAGGACCAAATCAGAATCTAAAATGTAAAAAATGCAATAAACTTGGTCATGCCATTGATAGATGTTTTGAAATTGTTGGATATCCTTCTGGATATAAGagaaactttaataataataataacagctaTAAGCTAAATGAAGGATATCAATCTCAAAACAATTTTAAAAGTGTTTCTAACAATACTACAGCTTCTAAAGAAGCTAGTACAAGTTCTTCTCCTCTTTTTTTCTCAAATGAACAGATGATGAAGCTTTTAAGCCTTATAAATGAAACACCTGAATCTAGTACTCAGTCTAATATGGCAGGTACTTTCTTTAATTGCAGTGTAAAGTTTAATGCAAAATTTAATAAATACTTTAATGCTCTTAATTCTCAATCTGAAAATGTTTTTAAGGGTTGGGTTATTGATTCTGGTGCTAATCAACACATGACACTTTTTGAAAAAGGCTTATTCAATTTG GATTTGAAGGACTTGAAAATAAAAGGGATTGGTAAACAGGATGGTGGATTATATGTTTTTGATGATACTCATGATTGTTCTTTTACTGCTAATAATTGTGTGAGTAATTGTTATGCATATTGTAAATTATGGCATGCTAGGTTAGGTCATCTTTCAGATCAAGTTCTTAATGTTCTTAAAAATAAACTTTCTTTAAAAGGAGATTTTAATACTGAACCTTGTGAAATCTGCCATAAGGCTAAACAAACTAGACTACCTTTTCCATTAAGTGAACAAAAAACCAAAAGTCTTGGTGATTTAATTCATTTAGATCTGTGGGGTCCTTTCAAAATTCAAAGTAAAGAAGGTTTCAAGTATTTCTTAACTGTTGTTGATGATTAA
- the LOC139894373 gene encoding probable amino acid permease 7 isoform X3 has translation MMIRGDDYQQEEEEETPMLQLSPFKHTDIAVENELLPEVCTTNDHANIIRTGTLWTTVAHIITAVIGSGVLSLAWSVTQLGWIGGPVALFFFAAVTYVSSSLLSDCYRSPDPVTGTRNQSYTDAVRVILGEKQALLCGFLQFWNFYGTGVAYVVTTATCMSAIQKSNCYHKEGHEASCKYEGNIYMFWFGVIQIVMSQIPDFHSMMWVSIVAAIMSFCYSSIGFGLGIAKVIDNGKVDGSIYGVTAVNAPVKLWLTFQAIGDVAFAYPYSLVFLEIQDTLKSPPSENKIMKKASVIAIVVTTFFYLGCGCFGYAAFGENTPGNLLTGFGFYEPYWLIDFANACIILHLIGGYQKDG, from the exons atgatgattagagGAGATGATTATCaacaggaagaagaagaagaaactccaaTGTTGCAGTTATCTCCATTTAAGCACACTG ACATAGCAGTTGAAAATGAACTACTTCCTGAAGTTTGTACAACTAATGATCATGCAAACATAATAAGAACAG GCACACTATGGACTACAGTTGCTCATATTATAACTGCTGTGATTGGATCCGGTGTGCTTTCTCTCGCGTGGAGCGTGACACAATTAGGCTGGATCGGTGGGCCCGTTGCTTTATTTTTCTTTGCAGCAGTAACATACGTGTCTTCGTCTCTCTTATCAGATTGTTACAGGTCTCCTGATCCTGTTACTGGCACTAGAAATCAATCTTACACAGATGCAGTTAGAGTTATCTTAGGTGAAAAACAGGCATTATTATGCGGTTTTCTTCAGTTTTGGAACTTTTATGGGACCGGTGTTGCTTATGTTGTTACAACCGCAACTTGTATGAG TGCAATTCAGAAATCAAATTGCTATCATAAAGAAGGGCATGAGGCTTCTTGCAAATATGAGGGGAATATTTATATGTTTTGGTTTGGAGTCATACAAATTGTTATGTCACAAATACCAGATTTTCATAGCATGATGTGGGTATCTATTGTTGCTGCAATTATGTCGTTTTGTTACTCTTCAATTGGGTTTGGACTCGGTATAGCTAAAGTAATCG ATAATGGTAAAGTAGATGGAAGCATCTATGGAGTCACAGCTGTTAACGCGCCTGTGAAACTATGGTTAACGTTTCAAGCGATTGGTGATGTGGCGTTTGCTTATCCGTATTCTTTAGTTTTTCTTGAAATACAG GATACTTTAAAGTCACCTCCGTCGGAAAACAAAATTATGAAAAAGGCTTCAGTTATTGCTATCGTAGTAACCACCTTCTTCTATCTCGGGTGCGGTTGCTTCGGATACGCAGCTTTCGGAGAGAATACGCCGGGAAACCTCTTGACGGGATTCGGGTTTTACGAGCCGTATTGGCTCATCGACTTCGCTAATGCTTGCATTATTTTACATCTAATTGGAGGATATCAG AAAGATGGCTAA
- the LOC139894373 gene encoding probable amino acid permease 7 isoform X1: MMIRGDDYQQEEEEETPMLQLSPFKHTDIAVENELLPEVCTTNDHANIIRTGTLWTTVAHIITAVIGSGVLSLAWSVTQLGWIGGPVALFFFAAVTYVSSSLLSDCYRSPDPVTGTRNQSYTDAVRVILGEKQALLCGFLQFWNFYGTGVAYVVTTATCMSAIQKSNCYHKEGHEASCKYEGNIYMFWFGVIQIVMSQIPDFHSMMWVSIVAAIMSFCYSSIGFGLGIAKVIDNGKVDGSIYGVTAVNAPVKLWLTFQAIGDVAFAYPYSLVFLEIQDTLKSPPSENKIMKKASVIAIVVTTFFYLGCGCFGYAAFGENTPGNLLTGFGFYEPYWLIDFANACIILHLIGGYQLYSQPVYAYAERWLTEKFPNNVLVTKICVLKLPLLPDFDLNLFRLCFRTTYVVSTTAVAMVFPYFNEILGLLGALNLWPLAIYFPVEMYILQRKVQTWSKKWVVLQIFSSVLMVLSAMALMGSVAGLIDAKMS; encoded by the exons atgatgattagagGAGATGATTATCaacaggaagaagaagaagaaactccaaTGTTGCAGTTATCTCCATTTAAGCACACTG ACATAGCAGTTGAAAATGAACTACTTCCTGAAGTTTGTACAACTAATGATCATGCAAACATAATAAGAACAG GCACACTATGGACTACAGTTGCTCATATTATAACTGCTGTGATTGGATCCGGTGTGCTTTCTCTCGCGTGGAGCGTGACACAATTAGGCTGGATCGGTGGGCCCGTTGCTTTATTTTTCTTTGCAGCAGTAACATACGTGTCTTCGTCTCTCTTATCAGATTGTTACAGGTCTCCTGATCCTGTTACTGGCACTAGAAATCAATCTTACACAGATGCAGTTAGAGTTATCTTAGGTGAAAAACAGGCATTATTATGCGGTTTTCTTCAGTTTTGGAACTTTTATGGGACCGGTGTTGCTTATGTTGTTACAACCGCAACTTGTATGAG TGCAATTCAGAAATCAAATTGCTATCATAAAGAAGGGCATGAGGCTTCTTGCAAATATGAGGGGAATATTTATATGTTTTGGTTTGGAGTCATACAAATTGTTATGTCACAAATACCAGATTTTCATAGCATGATGTGGGTATCTATTGTTGCTGCAATTATGTCGTTTTGTTACTCTTCAATTGGGTTTGGACTCGGTATAGCTAAAGTAATCG ATAATGGTAAAGTAGATGGAAGCATCTATGGAGTCACAGCTGTTAACGCGCCTGTGAAACTATGGTTAACGTTTCAAGCGATTGGTGATGTGGCGTTTGCTTATCCGTATTCTTTAGTTTTTCTTGAAATACAG GATACTTTAAAGTCACCTCCGTCGGAAAACAAAATTATGAAAAAGGCTTCAGTTATTGCTATCGTAGTAACCACCTTCTTCTATCTCGGGTGCGGTTGCTTCGGATACGCAGCTTTCGGAGAGAATACGCCGGGAAACCTCTTGACGGGATTCGGGTTTTACGAGCCGTATTGGCTCATCGACTTCGCTAATGCTTGCATTATTTTACATCTAATTGGAGGATATCAG CTATACAGTCAACCTGTATATGCATATGCAGAAAGATGGCTAACTGAGAAGTTCCCGAACAATGTACTAGTGACGAAAATTTGCGTGTTAAAGCTGCCGTTGTTGCCGGATTTCGATCTGAATCTATTCAGGTTATGTTTCAGAACGACATACGTTGTGTCAACGACTGCAGTGGCTATGGTGTTCCCATATTTCAACGAAATCTTGGGTCTATTGGGGGCTTTAAATCTATGGCCATTAGCAATATATTTCCCAGTCGAAATGTACATATTACAAAGAAAGGTGCAAACTTGGAGCAAAAAATGGGTTGTTTTACAAATTTTCAGCAGTGTTTTAATGGTGTTATCGGCAATGGCTTTGATGGGGTCCGTTGCGGGGCTCATAGATGCAAAGATGAGCTAA
- the LOC139894373 gene encoding probable amino acid permease 7 isoform X2 has protein sequence MDYSCSYYNCCDWIRCAFSRVERDTIRLDRSPDPVTGTRNQSYTDAVRVILGEKQALLCGFLQFWNFYGTGVAYVVTTATCMSAIQKSNCYHKEGHEASCKYEGNIYMFWFGVIQIVMSQIPDFHSMMWVSIVAAIMSFCYSSIGFGLGIAKVIDNGKVDGSIYGVTAVNAPVKLWLTFQAIGDVAFAYPYSLVFLEIQDTLKSPPSENKIMKKASVIAIVVTTFFYLGCGCFGYAAFGENTPGNLLTGFGFYEPYWLIDFANACIILHLIGGYQLYSQPVYAYAERWLTEKFPNNVLVTKICVLKLPLLPDFDLNLFRLCFRTTYVVSTTAVAMVFPYFNEILGLLGALNLWPLAIYFPVEMYILQRKVQTWSKKWVVLQIFSSVLMVLSAMALMGSVAGLIDAKMS, from the exons ATGGACTACAGTTGCTCATATTATAACTGCTGTGATTGGATCCGGTGTGCTTTCTCTCGCGTGGAGCGTGACACAATTAGGCTGGATCG GTCTCCTGATCCTGTTACTGGCACTAGAAATCAATCTTACACAGATGCAGTTAGAGTTATCTTAGGTGAAAAACAGGCATTATTATGCGGTTTTCTTCAGTTTTGGAACTTTTATGGGACCGGTGTTGCTTATGTTGTTACAACCGCAACTTGTATGAG TGCAATTCAGAAATCAAATTGCTATCATAAAGAAGGGCATGAGGCTTCTTGCAAATATGAGGGGAATATTTATATGTTTTGGTTTGGAGTCATACAAATTGTTATGTCACAAATACCAGATTTTCATAGCATGATGTGGGTATCTATTGTTGCTGCAATTATGTCGTTTTGTTACTCTTCAATTGGGTTTGGACTCGGTATAGCTAAAGTAATCG ATAATGGTAAAGTAGATGGAAGCATCTATGGAGTCACAGCTGTTAACGCGCCTGTGAAACTATGGTTAACGTTTCAAGCGATTGGTGATGTGGCGTTTGCTTATCCGTATTCTTTAGTTTTTCTTGAAATACAG GATACTTTAAAGTCACCTCCGTCGGAAAACAAAATTATGAAAAAGGCTTCAGTTATTGCTATCGTAGTAACCACCTTCTTCTATCTCGGGTGCGGTTGCTTCGGATACGCAGCTTTCGGAGAGAATACGCCGGGAAACCTCTTGACGGGATTCGGGTTTTACGAGCCGTATTGGCTCATCGACTTCGCTAATGCTTGCATTATTTTACATCTAATTGGAGGATATCAG CTATACAGTCAACCTGTATATGCATATGCAGAAAGATGGCTAACTGAGAAGTTCCCGAACAATGTACTAGTGACGAAAATTTGCGTGTTAAAGCTGCCGTTGTTGCCGGATTTCGATCTGAATCTATTCAGGTTATGTTTCAGAACGACATACGTTGTGTCAACGACTGCAGTGGCTATGGTGTTCCCATATTTCAACGAAATCTTGGGTCTATTGGGGGCTTTAAATCTATGGCCATTAGCAATATATTTCCCAGTCGAAATGTACATATTACAAAGAAAGGTGCAAACTTGGAGCAAAAAATGGGTTGTTTTACAAATTTTCAGCAGTGTTTTAATGGTGTTATCGGCAATGGCTTTGATGGGGTCCGTTGCGGGGCTCATAGATGCAAAGATGAGCTAA
- the LOC139894372 gene encoding proteasome activator subunit 4, with the protein MHLYNAWLPPPVAEASKKEKQSFTGVVSSVKDSYITNDPDSVYSTLKWISVIDLFIKAKSDVSLEDVTDLVEFGLKVFNASQDKLYAQVRWGNIVVKLLNKFRKKLTLKVDWRPFYDTLIQTHFTRNTGPEGWRIRQRHFEMLTSLVRSCRRFFPAGSAHEIWSEFRSLLENPWHNSVFEGSGFVRLFLPTNLENRDFYSRKWIDACILQWDSIPNCQFWNSQWAAIMARVIKNYQSNDWEDLLDEIFSRFMNMFEVPVASGGGSYPFSIDVPRNTRFLFSNRSQTPSKAIAKSIVYLLKPGSLTQQHFEKLVNLLEQYYHPSNGGRWTYSLERFLSHLVYTFQKRLQREKENGHIEFSLGQSERESFVKTVLKLIDRGQYSKNENLSETVAAATSILSYVEPSLVLPFLVSRFNMALETVTATHQLKTALTSVAFSGRSLFFTSLSSSSMEIDDVDDGNMFRDVLMMSLTNALLGMDANDPPKTLATMQLIGSIFSNMATLDDDTDNISFMPAEQFSEWLDEFLCRLFSLLQHLEPSSVLNEDVHSPATSGTFLVEDGPQYFCMLEILFGRLSRSLYNQAIKKVSKFLKTNILPGAIAEVGLLCCACIHSNPEVAVNQLIEPLLSSVILSLKGIPLTGFGGSGNYADASLNKARATLSPALETSIDYQLKVLSITISYAGPSLLHYKDQFKEALHSAFESPSWKVNIAGDQVLRALLGSLVLYYPVDQYKSLSRHSSFNPLEEWISNKDFSNGETVKGPTWHIPSDEEIQFANELLNLHLVSALDELLKICQDNIHSDPGNEKDHLKVTLLRIDSSLQGVLSCLPDFVPSFKNGKDENPLFLIAGATGSTVGGTGLREKAADVIHVASKYLLEKKSDDSILLLLLIRIIEALGNYGSSEYEEWSNHRQAWKLESVAIIEPSVNFIVPSNSKGKKRPRWALIDKAYMHNTWRTSQSSYHLYRTSKNVSPSENVNLMMEDLLNLCVHSYDTVRTLAGRSLVKLIKRWPSLIAKVVLTLTENLRNSNSPEYKVLGSCAVLGTQTVLKHLTLEPKSFSLFLLGILLSSHHESLKSQKALNELFVKYNIYFSGISSNIFRKSEDHSGTDFASLVSEISSMSFESTNLHWRYNLMANRVLLLLAMSSRNEPNLSSKILSEAAGHFLKNLRSQLPQTRILAISALNMLLKDSPYKLSSKEQSVASGDPQESSKSFLEDTLSNIFQEEGFFSHTFDSLSNVHIISDTENSSSRGGHGNSSFQSLADKSITRFYFDFSSSWPRTPTWISLFGTDTFYSSFARIFKRLVQECGAPVLLSLKSALEEFVNAKERSKQCVAAEAFAGLLHADVIGLEEAWDSWMMTLLQNILLAPSVESIPEWAACIRYAVTGKGKYGTKVPLLRQKIFDCLIEPLPQTVTTTVVGKRYSFLSAALIEVSPAKMPVSEIQLHYKLLHELLDKMSHPTAHVREAIAIALSVLCSNIRLHESINKDYLIENGKNIVTGKHGDNWNLYLPERASEVVVAIQNANPSENLENLAETSTVSGSDSNSSDDVQWMETLFHFIISLMKSGRSAFLLDVLVGFLYPVISLQETSNKDLSILAKAAFELLKWRIFPEAHLRKAVSILLSSAEDPNWRTRSATLTFLRSFMYRHTFILSIDEKQKIWTTVEKLLTDNQVEVREHAAAVLAGLMKGDDGELSKDFRDRAYSEAMKLQKRRRQRSSSGGPSVASLHGRVLALAACVLSVPYDMPSWLPEHATLLARFVSEPSPVKSTVTKAVAEFRRTHADTWSVQKDCFTEEQLEVLADTSSSSSYFA; encoded by the exons ATGCATCTTTATAACGCCTGGTTACCACCTCCGGTTGCCGAAGCTTCCAAAAAAGAGAAACAATCGTTCACCGGCGTCGTTTCATCTGTTAAAGATTCATATATCACCAATGATCCAGATTCTGTTTACTCAACTCTTAAATGGATATCAGTCATTGACTT GTTTATAAAGGCGAAAAGTGATGTATCATTGGAAGATGTTACTGATCTTGTGGAATTTGGGCTAAAAGTGTTTAATGCATCACAAGACAAGCTTTATGCTCAG GTGAGATGGGGGAATATTGTGGTGAAGTTACTGAACAAATTTCGCAAAAAATTGACTTTGAAAGTTGACTGGCGCCCGTTCTACGATACGTTGATTCAAACACACTTTACTAG GAATACGGGACCCGAAGGATGGAGGATAAGGCAACGACATTTCGAGATGCTGACATCGCTTGTTCGTTCCTGCAGAAGGTTTTTTCCAGCAGGTTCTGCTCATGAGATATGGTCCGAATTTAG ATCCCTACTCGAAAATCCATGGCATAATTCAGTTTTCGAAGGTTCTGGTTTTGTGAGACTATTCCTTCCAACAAATCTTGAAAACCGGGACTTCTATTCACG TAAGTGGATAGATGCGTGTATTCTTCAGTGGGATTCAATACCGAATTGTCAGTTCTGGAATAGTCAATGGGCAGCGATTATGGCTCGTGTTATTAAGAATTATCAGTCTAATGATTGGGAGGATCTTTTAGATGAGATATTTAGTCGATTTATGAACATGTTTGAG GTACCTGTGGCCAGTGGAGGTGGATCCTACCCGTTCTCTATTGATGTCCCGAGAAATACAAGATTTCTGTTTTCGAATAGATCACAAACTCCGTCTAAGGCCATTGCGAAATCAATT GTTTATCTGTTAAAGCCTGGTAGCTTGACTCAACAACACTTTGAGAAATTGGTCAACCTTTTAGAACA ATATTACCATCCTTCTAATGGCGGTCGATGGACGTACTCACTAGAGAGGTTTTTATCACATTTGGTATATACGTTCCAGAAACGTTTACAAAGAGAGAAAGA GAATGGGCACATTGAATTTTCATTAGGCCAGTCAGAAAGGGAATCTTTTGTAAAAACTGTGCTGAAGTTAATTGACCGTGGTCAATACAGCAAAAACGAAAACCTATCTGAAACAGTTGCTGCTGCAACGTCTATTTTGTCTTATGTGGAGCCCTCATTGGTTCTGCCATTCTTGGTGTCTCGGTTCAATATGGCATTAGAAACG GTGACGGCAACTCATCAGTTGAAGACGGCTTTAACATCAGTAGCGTTTTCTGGTCGATCACTATTCTTTACGTCGTTATCTTCTTCATCGATGGAAATTGACGATGTTGACGACGGGAATATGTTTCGTGATGTCTTGATGATGTCACTCACCAACGCCTTGCTCGGGATGGATGCTAATGATCCTCCGAAGACCTTAGCAACTATGCAACTAATCGGCTCCATATTTTCCAAC ATGGCGACATTGGACGACGATACGGATAATATATCATTCATGCCTGCAGAACAGTTTTCAGAATGGCTTGATGAGTTCTTATGCCGCCTTTTTTCCCTGTTGCAACATTTGGAACCTAGTAGTGTTTT AAATGAAGATGTGCATTCACCTGCAACATCTGGAACATTCCTTGTTGAAGATGGTCCTCAATATTTTTGTATGCTAGAAATATTATTCGGAAGGCTTTCAAGATCCCTGTACAACCAG GCTATTAAAAAAgtgtcaaaatttttgaaaacaaaTATTCTACCCGGGGCTATTGCTGAAGTCGGGCTGCTTTGTTGTGCATGCATCCATTCAAATCCTGAAGTGGCTGTTAATCAACTCATCGAACCTCTTCTATCTTCTGTTATATTATCTTTGAAAGGGATTCCGCTTACAGGTTTTGGGGGAAGCGGAAATTACGCCGATGCATCTTTGAATAAG GCGAGAGCAACACTTTCTCCAGCCCTTGAAACATCGATCGATTACCAATTGAAGGTGTTGTCAATTACAATCAGTTACGCAGGTCCTTCGTTACTTCATTACAAGGATCAGTTTAAAGAGGCGTTACATTCTGCCTTTGAATCCCCTTCTTGGAAG GTTAACATTGCTGGTGATCAAGTTCTGCGGGCCCTACTTGGAAGTCTTGTTCTTTATTATCCTGTTGATCAATACAA GTCTTTATCACGTCATTCTTCGTTTAACCCACTGGAGGAATGGATTAGTAATAAAGATTTTTCAAACGGCGAAACGGTTAAGGGCCCCACGTGGCATATACCTAGTGATGAAGAAATTCAATTCGCGAATGAACTCTTAAACCTTCATCTGGTATCAGCTTTAGATGAGCTTTTGAAAATATGTCAAGATAACATTCACTCTGACCCAG GAAATGAAAAAGATCACTTGAAAGTGACACTATTGCGGATCGACTCTTCGTTACAAGGTGTTCTGTCATGTTTGCCTGATTTTGTACCATCTTTTAAAAACGGGAAGGATGAAAATCCACTATTTTTAATTGCTGGTGCAACCGGGTCGACTGTCGGTGGCACTGGGTTGCGTGAAAAAGCTGCTGATGTCATCCATGTAGCCTCCAA ATACTTGCTTGAGAAAAAGTCAGACGATAGCATTCTTTTGCTACTTCTCATTCGTATTATCGAGGCTTTGGGGAACTATG GAAGTTCTGAATATGAAGAGTGGAGTAACCATAGGCAGGCATGGAAACTAGAATCTGTTGCCATAATAGAACCTTCCGTTAATTTTATCGTGCCGTCGAATTCTAAAGGAAAGAAAAG GCCAAGATGGGCACTCATTGACAAAGCATACATGCACAATACATGGAGAACATCACAATCATCGTATCATCTGTATCGCACAAGTAAAAATGTATCTCCTTCGGAAAATGTGAATCTTATGATGGAGGATCTACTTAATTTGTGTGTGCATAGCTATGATACTGTTCGCAC GCTTGCTGGGCGGTCACTTGTGAAACTGATAAAGCGCTGGCCATCATTGATTGCGAAAGTCGTGCTTACGCTCACTGAGAACCTACGAAATTCCAACTCACCCGAATATAAAGTTTTAGGTTCTTGTGCTGTTCTTGGAACTCAAACCGTTCTCAAGCATCTAACTTTG GAACCGAAATCTTTTTCATTGTTTCTTCTTGGAATTCTTTTAAG TTCTCATCATGAATCCTTGAAATCCCAGAAAGCTCTCAATGAG CTTTTTGTCAAATACAATATCTATTTTTCTGGGATCTCTAGCAACATATTTCGGAAATCCGAGGACCATTCTGGGACAGATTTTGCATCTTTAGTCTCTGAGATCAGCTCTATGAGTTTTGAGTCAACTAATTTGCATTGGAG GTATAATCTGATGGCCAACAGGGTTCTACTGTTGTTGGCTATGTCATCCCGAAACGAGCCTAACTTATCATCAAAGATTCTTAGTGAAGCTGCTG GTCATTTTTTGAAGAATTTGAGAAGTCAACTTCCGCAGACACGAATACTAGCAATCTCGGCTCTAAATATGTTATTAAAAGACTCGCCTTATAAACTATCATCCAAGGAACAATCTGTTGCTTCAGGGGACCCACAAGAAAGTTCCAAATCTTTTCTCGAAGATACGTTAAGTAATATATTTCAAGAAGAAGGATTCTTTAGCCACACTTTCGACAGCCTATCAAACGTCCACATCATCAGCGACACTGAAAACTCGTCTTCAAGGGGCGGCCATGGAAACTCATCGTTTCAAAGTTTAGCAGATAAATCCATCACTCGTTTCTACTTTGATTTTTCATCTTCATGGCCCCGTACACCTACTTGGATTTCTTTATTTGGAACCGATACTTTTTACTCAAGTTTTGCTCGCATATTCAAACGTTTAGTTCAAGAATGTGGGGCCCCAGTATTACTGTCATTAAAATCTGCATTAGAAGAGTTTGTAAATGCTAAAGAACGGTCTAAACAATGCGTTGCAGCCGAGGCTTTTGCGGGTTTGTTACATGCTGATGTTATTGGGCTTGAGGAAGCATGGGATAGTTGGATGATGACCTTATTGCAAAATATTCTTCTTGCACCTTCAGTTGAATCAATTCCAGAGTGGGCTGCTTGTATACGTTATGCCGTGACTGGTAAGGGTAAATATGGAACAAAAGTACCACTTTTAAGGCAAAAGATTTTCGATTGTTTGATCGAACCGTTGCCTCAAACGGTAACCACCACCGTAGTCGGCAAACgatattctttcctttcggctgcTTTGATTGAAGTATCTCCCGCAAAGATGCCGGTGTCGGAAATTCAACTTCACTATAAACTATTGCACGAGTTGCTCGATAAAATGAGTCATCCAACTGCTCAT GTTAGGGAAGCAATAGCTATTGCACTCTCTGTGTTGTGTTCTAATATTCGATTACATGAATCCATCAATAAAGATTATTTAATCGAGAATGGGAAGAATATAGTTACCGGAAAACATGGGGATAATTGGAATTTGTATTTACCCGAACGAGCATCTGAAGTCGTGGTGGCAATTCAAAATGCCAATCCTTCTGAAAATTTGGAGAATCTAGCAGAAACGAGCACAGTTTCTGGGTCGGATAGCAACTCATCGGATGATGTTCAATGGATGGAAACG TTGTTTCATTTCATTATCTCGTTAATGAAGTCTGGGAGATCTGCGTTCCTGCTGGATGTTCTTGTGGGGTTCCTTTACCCCGTGATCTCCTTGCAG GAAACATCCAATAAAGATTTGTCGATACTGGCCAAAGCGGCTTTTGAGTTATTAAAATGGAGGATATTTCCAGAAGCTCATCTCAGAAAGGCGGTATCAATACTTCTATCATCAGCAGAAGATCCCAACTGGCGGACAAGATCTGCAACGTTAACCTTCCTCCGCAGCTTTATGTATAG GCACaccttcatcctctcgattgatgaGAAACAGAAAATCTGGACAACAGTTGAGAAGCTACTTACAGATAACCAAGTGGAG GTACGGGAGCATGCAGCAGCAGTTTTAGCTGGTTTAATGAAGGGTGACGATGGAGAGCTATCAAAAGATTTTCGTGATAGAGCTTACAGTGAGGCTATGAAGCTTCAAAAGAGACGAAGACAGAG AAGCTCAAGTGGGGGTCCTTCCGTTGCTTCCCTACATGGCCGTGTTCTTGCTCTGGCTGCCTGTGTGTTGTCAGTTCCATATGATATGCCCAG TTGGTTACCTGAGCATGCGACCTTATTGGCGCGCTTTGTCAGCGAGCCGTCACCTGTCAAGTCAACTGTTACAAAAGCAGTTGCCGAGTTTCGCCGGACCCATGCGGATACTTGGAGCGTTCAGAAGGATTGTTTCACTGAAGAACAACTTGAG GTGTTAGCggatacatcatcatcatcgtcttatttcgcttaa